The DNA sequence atataattaaatagttttaaatttggcacacgaggaaagaaaaaaacggTGAAGGAAACTACGTCGAAAATACTAAATCATGTCCAGATTTCTTCGAGGGGCAAGAACATCTGCAACACCATCCAATCTCCAACCTCAGGGTGGTTATCTGCACCTATGGTCATTTCTCATTGTTGACATTATAATACCAAAATGCTAAATAaacatgttttctattttttttattggcgtaaaatataattaaactttttaacgAATTATATACacttctataattttttaatggattaaatataattttagtacaTAAATTTGATCACAATattgaaattcatttatttttcaaattttaatataatttggtctttaaactttaaaaataatagatataatctttttaattaaattgtgttaaaaacatgttttatgCTGATATTTGATTGTTTACATTATTTGATACATTTAATCTTAAATGTCAGTCTAAAATAGAGATGTCAACGGGACGAGTAGGATACGCGGGTAGTAGCTTCCTTGTACCCTTCTCgctagataaatatttgtcttgtACCCGTACCAATATCCATCGGATATTTGTTATGCGGGTActcgcataattttttaatatccacggatatctacaggtatccacggatatttacaaaaaaataaaaataaatatttaacaacctaatttaatcgtaaattcaaataaaatataatacataacattcataaatttttaaaaaaattcaaataactcatttaaatagtgttgaataacagtttacaaagaaatgaaatttttttaaatctaattgataaaaaaataactcattcaaaatcaatatgttaatattttaatcatatttttttattttttttaatttaaattaaagtataacgAGTACGAGTATCAACGAGTACAAATATTATGATATCCATACTCGATCTGTTAACATGCGACTattaaaaatactcgtacccatTACCCACggatatccatttacaatatccatTTCCTGCCCGTTGTGGGTTTAACCGCATATACCTGCGGatacaaattttgttgacaTCTCTGttctaaaacataatttaatatgttaaaaaaaaaagatgacaTTGTTGGGTTAGAATGACTCTTCTGCTGCCCTTTCAttttaagtttgaaacaaaatgtataaaagtttaaaacaaacacaaatttcaattttgtattcaagtttatgaattaaaaatatatttaacacttttttaataatctatctttaaaagaaaaaaataacatcagCAAATgttcaaaacttaaaattacttttaaataattaacatggatcttaattagaaaaaaaaaaagtttttgcaATGGAATATATTTTCGATATCTTAACATTTATGGTTCAAAAAACAAGTGAACTCGCACAAGCAACAGGATAAATTTAATCTTAGTACAGTGCAATACCCTTCATCAAGATTAGTACAGGGCACACAAAAGGAACTTGTAATGCACACTATGAATCTAACCTCAGATTGTGGAAAGAAGTAATAGATCCTGTGAAACTTGAAAAACACATAACATGGAGCATGCAAAACTGAATAGAGCATAAGAAGGCACTTAATTACTTATTACCACAAAGTCCAAAATTCAATATTTGCATAGACCATCTTTAAGGGAATCTAGTATGGAGGTCCCATTTTCCATTTGGTACATAGAAATCCCATATTTTCAAATAAGTACCCCTTATTGACTGCTCCAAATAAGAACTATAGAGATGCAGCTTTCCAGAAGTCAATTGGCATCCTTTGCTGAAGCCAAAGAACAAGTGTAAGCACaagaaaatagtaataatgatacttacaaaataaatttatgcaaTAATAAAGAGTCAAATAATGCATGCTCACTACCAGAATCCATGTTACAAACCTACCTTATCAATTGGCATTTTCTCTCTAACTGAATCAACAAGTGATAAATCGATATCAGCTACTACAATCCCTGTAGACAAACGATCTGAAAAAGGAACACAAACAAAACCAACCATAGAATTCAGCAAACTTTGgtttaaacaaaacaaattttggTACTGCAAGAAACTACATCAAGCAAATTTTGGTACTGTCGAGTTTTTTACCTGGTAATCGACCAACAATTGTCCCCCATGGATCGATAATTAATGTGTCACCATAGCTTTCTCTTTTATCACCATGTTTGCCAGTTTGAGCAGCAGCAATGACCTGATATTTCATTCATCAAACCACATTTCTATAAAAAAGTAGCAAAGAAAACAATAGTTGAAACATATTTCCTCAAATAACTTGTTCTAATCATAACAAATGCACGAAAAGCTGTAAATATGGAAATTATAACTGATCTGTGTAAAGAATTTAACGTGTCCAATCCAATGATTATACCTTTACCACACTTCAGTTGATGGAAGCATGGGAGAAGAGGGGGAAGGATAGTACTGTTAAATGCAAAAATGAATTCTTACATAACATTGAGTCTCAATTGCACGGGCACGAAGGAGAATCTCCCAGTGTGCAGCACCTGTAACTTTAGTGAATGCTGAAGGTACCAACAGTACCTGCATGTtgtaaaaggaaagaaaattttaCATTCAAGACAACCAAATTTAATCGGGAAAATTTGCACTCATTACCTGAGCTTCATGTTGGAAACGTAACAATTGGTACATTTCAGGAAATCTCAAATCATAGCATACACTGAGGCCCAAACGCCCAATAGGACTGTCTACTGCAACAATATCCTTGCCTGTAAACAACAGGAAGAtagattttcacatgaaaaCATTATCCTTAATTGTTCATATCATGTTTAAGTATGCTTATCTTCTCTGTCAAACACATGACTAATACTAATCATGTTCCTTGTTCTTTCACTTGttattttcttgttcttttaaGGTGGAAGCAGACacataaaattttcaaaccaGACTCAGACTTTTCAGAATGGACTTTACACTCATGACTAAGCAGACCAAAGGCTCGTTAATCTTCAATACTTTATAGAGAGAGTAAATGTCCAACCTGGTTCTGTAAATTTACTTTCTTTATATACCCTTCCACCAGGAACATCTACATCAAacctttaaataaaacaaagtgaAAATTAAACATCAATTGTTTACAGCCACAATAGCACAAACAGAAAGCAGTAAATTTCTCGATTCAGGAGGACATAGCACATAAACTATACATATCTAGGACTTCATAAACAATCATTTACATTATTAATAGTTGCAAGTATTATACGTTACTGATCTTACAGGTGTATCTTTCTATAAGAGCTTCTAATTTTCCCAGTCTCATCTACTATAACATGAGTATTACACAAGTGGGTAGGATCTGATCCTTTCTCTTGGAAGCCTCCAAGTGACAACCAAATGCTGGATTCTCTGCAGTGCATTAGAACATGTAAAGTATTCACATTTTTCAGACAAAAATATGCAAGAAGACAAATTGTTCACACCCATGAGTTCAAACACTTGATCGGATGATTCACAATTGTAAAGTTgaaatatgaagaaaatgaagagatgGGTATAAGTATGACCTGGCCAAAGAGCAATACTGGTTCATAATTGGTCCATCCAATGGTTGAGCAACACTAACACTGTCCCCATCCTTGGTACCCACATAAGAGAAGGCCTCGGGAAAGCAAAGCAATTTGGCTCCAGCTGAAGCTGCTTCCTTTGCACACCAAACCCAGTACTCAGTATTCAagagaaaaacagaaaaaagaaagaggatATAGAATAGAAGAGGAAAATATGAGAGAAAATAAAGGGAACCCAGAAAAGAAAAGatggaaaagaagaaaactttgACAAGGCGAGAGCAGGTGGCGAAATTGGCGGCGAGGTCGCTGACCGATGTCATCTGGGCCGCTGCAACTCGGAGTGAGTTAGGAGAAGCCACAGCCATGGTTGTTGACCAAAGTGAAACTGATGATTTGGGAATGGGAGAAGCAAATCCACCAATAGCACTCACTTGCACGCAATGCATATACATTACATTACATTATGTTATAAGATCTTACATCAACCAATTCATCGGACAAATCTTTCCATATATACTTGCCATGTCttggtaattaaatattttttcttgttagatgttgaaaaatcaaatatatgagTTTATGAAATGGAAGAAAGTATTATCTTTGTTCATGGTGATTAGGGCAAAGAATAGACTTTGTTAATGATTAACTTTTATTGAAAAACCTAATTTACCGGCTGTTGGTTAAGTCTTCATTTGTGAACCGTATCTCCTATTGAAAAATTGCATTTACATATTTGCTTTTTGTGAgataatattaaatgatattCCTATCtgctttaattttaaaagagattttcgttttttcattactttttagtaaactaatatttctattcctttttttaaaataagccataaacttgttttataaatttaataaataacagTACTTCTTTTATttcgttttaaaaaaatttctaaattttttagaatattgaaaataaagaatttaaaaaaaaaattaatggtaaCATATCACACCATAGATctagggatgacaaataaattagtCCATGTGGATATTGTCTGAACTTGTCTCCCTCCGATGGGTATTTTCTGAACCTATCATCGTTTTGACGGAAAATTTTCACATTGACTAGATATGGATATGAGTATGGGAAATAcctgactttttcaattgagtaCTGAAATGTATATATTTGCCTTGTCCCTACCCCATAGTCATCATATCGTATAcgtttaaatgattaaaatattatatattttttattttttctaattgtttggtttgtcatgaaattaaTCCGTATCTCCAagctattttttgttttatcacaaactttatacaattatgttcaaatgatatatgtcaattaaatatattttatgtctcacatttggatatttctactatttttttaatatttttatgtattgtatttttttatgttcatatgagaatatttaacactttcaatttaagtgtttagcAGCATAAACCTCTCATGTACTAggttacataaaaaattatcttttttattctattattattaattttgtttcatcTGAAAAACTCTTTTGTATGGGGCTTAAACAATATTTGTTATCTCTCAATCATCGATTATGTTGATATATCttcatcttatcatatttttaattacacatttgttttttttatgtgatttcaTTTCATGGTCACTCagattgtttctaagacacatttaatcattttgttaacatttttatttgttgtttatttttaccATGTAGAATactcttttgatattttttatataaatatttttatttttaaattcattatcatacatgtaattttataagtaaaatttatttaccataatataataatttaatgccatggtttttgtttatcatcatccaacatatattgaagttcaaaatatgaaatatctatgttaaaattataatattattagtttaatatttgttctttgtgtaattttgatcaagtgatgtattacaacttttattagtgtataaaataaaatatttcattagaattaaaaaattaaagtcaacaaacatctaaaatattttttttttatttcaatattttttaaaatatttttaaattttatcaaccaGGTTTCGTTAGAACTtggaaatttaataaatattttggttttcatgaaatcttatttttggtattttaatttgagatgtatacaattgaaatatatacaattgtaatttcttta is a window from the Vigna unguiculata cultivar IT97K-499-35 chromosome 7, ASM411807v1, whole genome shotgun sequence genome containing:
- the LOC114190259 gene encoding nitrilase-like protein 2, with the translated sequence MYMHCVQVSAIGGFASPIPKSSVSLWSTTMAVASPNSLRVAAAQMTSVSDLAANFATCSRLVKEAASAGAKLLCFPEAFSYVGTKDGDSVSVAQPLDGPIMNQYCSLARESSIWLSLGGFQEKGSDPTHLCNTHVIVDETGKIRSSYRKIHLFDVDVPGGRVYKESKFTEPGKDIVAVDSPIGRLGLSVCYDLRFPEMYQLLRFQHEAQVLLVPSAFTKVTGAAHWEILLRARAIETQCYVIAAAQTGKHGDKRESYGDTLIIDPWGTIVGRLPDRLSTGIVVADIDLSLVDSVREKMPIDKQRMPIDFWKAASL